The following coding sequences lie in one Candidatus Equadaptatus faecalis genomic window:
- a CDS encoding dihydroorotate dehydrogenase — translation MGRLTTSLCGIELDNPVIPASGTFGYGCEFAELYDINILGTFSFKGTTREPRYGNTPPRIAETPSGMLNAVGLQNPGVEKVISEELPALKKIFHKPVMANVSGFSPEEYAYVCGRLDAEPQIGWLEVNISCPNVHGGAMAFGTDPKSAAEVTKAVKKVTKKPVIIKLTPNVTDIVSVAKAVEDAGADGISLINTLLGMRINLNSKKPLLANTTGGLSGPAVFPVALRMVYQAAKAVKIPVVGLGGISTAEDVIEMMLAGACAVQIGAANLTDPFVCPKIIEQLPETMDKYGIKNLKDIIGGAL, via the coding sequence ATGGGACGCTTAACCACAAGCCTCTGCGGCATTGAACTTGACAACCCTGTAATACCGGCCAGCGGCACCTTCGGCTACGGCTGCGAATTTGCAGAGCTGTACGACATAAATATTCTCGGCACCTTTTCTTTCAAGGGAACAACGCGGGAACCGCGCTACGGCAACACTCCGCCGAGAATAGCCGAAACGCCGTCGGGAATGCTCAACGCCGTTGGGCTGCAAAACCCCGGCGTTGAAAAAGTAATCTCCGAAGAACTGCCCGCTCTGAAAAAAATTTTCCACAAGCCTGTAATGGCAAACGTCAGCGGATTTTCTCCTGAAGAATACGCGTACGTATGCGGACGGCTTGACGCGGAACCGCAAATCGGCTGGCTTGAAGTCAACATAAGCTGCCCCAACGTTCACGGAGGGGCAATGGCATTCGGAACAGACCCAAAATCGGCTGCGGAAGTGACAAAAGCGGTCAAAAAAGTTACAAAAAAACCTGTAATAATCAAACTTACGCCGAACGTAACGGACATAGTTTCCGTTGCAAAAGCCGTTGAAGACGCGGGAGCTGACGGAATAAGCCTTATAAACACGCTGCTCGGCATGAGAATAAACCTGAACAGCAAAAAACCGCTGCTTGCAAACACAACGGGAGGACTTTCAGGCCCCGCCGTGTTCCCTGTCGCTTTAAGAATGGTTTATCAGGCGGCAAAAGCTGTAAAAATTCCCGTAGTCGGTCTCGGAGGAATATCAACTGCGGAAGACGTAATAGAAATGATGCTTGCCGGCGCCTGTGCCGTGCAGATTGGCGCGGCAAATCTTACAGACCCGTTTGTCTGCCCGAAAATCATAGAACAGCTTCCGGAGACAATGGACAAATACGGAATAAAAAATCTTAAAGACATTATCGGAGGTGCCCTGTAA